Proteins found in one Triticum aestivum cultivar Chinese Spring chromosome 4D, IWGSC CS RefSeq v2.1, whole genome shotgun sequence genomic segment:
- the LOC123099662 gene encoding E3 ubiquitin-protein ligase SINA-like 4, whose translation HCPLCLRPLKPPVLRCKGGHLACADCHLERPGNQRQCQKCERGGGFDMRNTAVDVVLSSVRVECPHEGCGLCVTYHKLADHQSVCPLAPCKCPVPVCGYEGPPPTLSHHISTVHPMPVHRIQYGKVLQLQVPLSEPRLLLFAEEDGRAFFLVGGVLDIDAPIAVSAVCIRAGSSPLPHYMAKLWANGPPGELKGRTDAVKVEMEVTSSKDPGDVAVHELTFFTVPPKLLVGAKLVSLHIQIDK comes from the exons cactgccccttgtgcctccgccccttgaagcctccagtgc tgcggtgcaagggagggcacctggcctgcgcggactgccacctcgagcgccccgggaaccagcggcagtgccagaagtgtgagcgcggcggtggcttcgacatgcggaacacggcggtggacgtcgtcctctcctcggtgagggtggagtgcccgcacgaaggctgtgggctctgcgtcacttaccacaagctcgccgatcaccagagcgtgtgtccgctcgcgccctgcaaatgccccgtgcccgtctgcggctatgaaggcccgccgccgacgctctcccaccacatcagcaccgtgcatcccatgcccgtgcacaggatccagtacggcaaggtgctccagctgcaagtgccactgtcggagccacggctcttgctgttcgcggaggaggacggccgcgcatttttcttggtcggcggtgtgctcgacatcgacgcgcctatcgccgtgtcggccgtctgcatcagagcggggtcgTCCCCACTGCCACACTACATGGCCAAGTTGTGGgcaaacggcccgccgggggagctcaaaggcaggaccgacgccgtcaaggtggaaatggaggtgacaagcagcaaggatcccggcgacgtcgccgtgcacgagctgaccttcttcacagttccgcccaagctgctggtcggggctaagctggtgtccctccacattcagattgacaag